One window from the genome of Salvelinus fontinalis isolate EN_2023a chromosome 3, ASM2944872v1, whole genome shotgun sequence encodes:
- the LOC129851431 gene encoding transcriptional enhancer factor TEF-5-like isoform X2 translates to MDGDAEGVWSPDIEQSFQEALAIYPPCGRRKIILSDEGKMYGRNELIARYIKLRTGKTRTRKQVSSHLQVLARRKSREIQSKLKAMNLDQASKDKALQNMAALSSAQIVSPSLIKSQLPPLPHSPYPPQARFWPGPIPGQPGPSQELILELNQGRTPGFGRASYAIKPFAPSPYTTLPGPPPPPISNYEPLAPPLPPAATAVPVWQDRTIASSKLRMLEYSAFMEVQRDPDNYSKHLFVHIGQTNPSYSDPLLEAVDIRQIYDKFPEKKGGLKELYEKGPQNAFFLVKFWADLNSSGMQDGPGSFYGVSSQYSSSENMTITVSTKVCSFGKQVVEKVETEYARMEGGKCVYRIHRSPMCEYMINFIHKLKHLPEKYMMNSVLENFTILQVVTDRDTQETLLCIAFVFEVSTSEHGAQYHVYRLVKD, encoded by the exons GTCGTAATGAGTTGATAGCTAGGTACATCAAGCTGAGGACAGGCAAAACCCGCACCAGAAAACAG GTTTCTAGCCATTTGCAGGTTCTCGCCCGGAGAAAATCTCGCGAGATCCAGTCAAAGCTGAAG GCCATGAATTTG GACCAGGCATCTAAAGACAAGGCCCTCCAGAACATGGCAGCGTTGTCGTCTGCTCAGATTGTGTCTCCGAGCCTGATCAAGAGCCAGCTACCCCCACTGCCCCACTCTCCCTACCCCCCGCAAGCCAGG TTTTGGCCAGGCCCTATCCCAGGACAACCCGGCCCCTCTCAGGA GCTGATTCTAGAGCTCAACCAGGGAAGGACTCCTGGGTTTGGCCGCGCCAGCTATGC TATCAAACCTTTTGCACCGTCTCCATACACAACTCTACCaggccctccccctccccctataTCAA actatGAGCCTTtggcaccccccctccccccggcTGCTACGGCGGTGCCCGTGTGGCAGGACCGGACCATCGCCTCCTCCAAGCTGCGGATGCTAGAGTACTCTGCCTTCATGGAGGTGCAGAGGGACCCTGACAAC tACAGCAAACACCTGTTTGTCCACATTGGCCAGACCAACCCGTCCTACAGCGACCCTCTGCTGGAGGCAGTGGACATCAGGCAGATCTACGACAAGTTCCCAGAGAAGAAGGGCGGACTCAAAGAGCTTTATGAGAAAGGCCCACAGAATGCCTTTTTCCTAGTCAAATTTTGG GCGGATCTCAACAGCAGTGGAATGCAGGATGGCCCAGGCTCCTTCTACGGAGTCAGCAGCCAATACAGCAGCTCTGAGAACATGACCATCACCGTCTCCACCAAAGTCTGCTCCTTCGGCAAACAGGTGGTCGAGAAAGTAGAG ACGGAGTACGcccggatggagggagggaagtgtGTCTACAGGATCCACCGCTCTCCCATGTGCGAGTACATGATCAACTTCATCCACAAGCTCAAACACCTGCCAGAAAAATACATGATGAACAGTGTTCTGGAAAACTTCACTATACTTCAG GTGGTGACAGACCGTGACACTCAGGAGACCTTGCTGTGTATAGCGTTTGTGTTCGAGGTCTCAACGAGTGAACACGGGGCACAGTACCACGTCTACAGGCTCGTAAAAGACTGA
- the LOC129851431 gene encoding transcriptional enhancer factor TEF-5-like isoform X3: MDGDAEGVWSPDIEQSFQEALAIYPPCGRRKIILSDEGKMYGRNELIARYIKLRTGKTRTRKQVSSHLQVLARRKSREIQSKLKAMNLDQASKDKALQNMAALSSAQIVSPSLIKSQLPPLPHSPYPPQARFWPGPIPGQPGPSQDIKPFAPSPYTTLPGPPPPPISNYEPLAPPLPPAATAVPVWQDRTIASSKLRMLEYSAFMEVQRDPDNYSKHLFVHIGQTNPSYSDPLLEAVDIRQIYDKFPEKKGGLKELYEKGPQNAFFLVKFWADLNSSGMQDGPGSFYGVSSQYSSSENMTITVSTKVCSFGKQVVEKVETEYARMEGGKCVYRIHRSPMCEYMINFIHKLKHLPEKYMMNSVLENFTILQVVTDRDTQETLLCIAFVFEVSTSEHGAQYHVYRLVKD; encoded by the exons GTCGTAATGAGTTGATAGCTAGGTACATCAAGCTGAGGACAGGCAAAACCCGCACCAGAAAACAG GTTTCTAGCCATTTGCAGGTTCTCGCCCGGAGAAAATCTCGCGAGATCCAGTCAAAGCTGAAG GCCATGAATTTG GACCAGGCATCTAAAGACAAGGCCCTCCAGAACATGGCAGCGTTGTCGTCTGCTCAGATTGTGTCTCCGAGCCTGATCAAGAGCCAGCTACCCCCACTGCCCCACTCTCCCTACCCCCCGCAAGCCAGG TTTTGGCCAGGCCCTATCCCAGGACAACCCGGCCCCTCTCAGGA TATCAAACCTTTTGCACCGTCTCCATACACAACTCTACCaggccctccccctccccctataTCAA actatGAGCCTTtggcaccccccctccccccggcTGCTACGGCGGTGCCCGTGTGGCAGGACCGGACCATCGCCTCCTCCAAGCTGCGGATGCTAGAGTACTCTGCCTTCATGGAGGTGCAGAGGGACCCTGACAAC tACAGCAAACACCTGTTTGTCCACATTGGCCAGACCAACCCGTCCTACAGCGACCCTCTGCTGGAGGCAGTGGACATCAGGCAGATCTACGACAAGTTCCCAGAGAAGAAGGGCGGACTCAAAGAGCTTTATGAGAAAGGCCCACAGAATGCCTTTTTCCTAGTCAAATTTTGG GCGGATCTCAACAGCAGTGGAATGCAGGATGGCCCAGGCTCCTTCTACGGAGTCAGCAGCCAATACAGCAGCTCTGAGAACATGACCATCACCGTCTCCACCAAAGTCTGCTCCTTCGGCAAACAGGTGGTCGAGAAAGTAGAG ACGGAGTACGcccggatggagggagggaagtgtGTCTACAGGATCCACCGCTCTCCCATGTGCGAGTACATGATCAACTTCATCCACAAGCTCAAACACCTGCCAGAAAAATACATGATGAACAGTGTTCTGGAAAACTTCACTATACTTCAG GTGGTGACAGACCGTGACACTCAGGAGACCTTGCTGTGTATAGCGTTTGTGTTCGAGGTCTCAACGAGTGAACACGGGGCACAGTACCACGTCTACAGGCTCGTAAAAGACTGA
- the LOC129851431 gene encoding transcriptional enhancer factor TEF-5-like isoform X5: protein MDGDAEGVWSPDIEQSFQEALAIYPPCGRRKIILSDEGKMYGRNELIARYIKLRTGKTRTRKQVSSHIQVLARKKVREYQAGIKAMNLDQASKDKALQNMAALSSAQIVSPSLIKSQLPPLPHSPYPPQARFWPGPIPGQPGPSQDIKPFAPSPYTTLPGPPPPPISNYEPLAPPLPPAATAVPVWQDRTIASSKLRMLEYSAFMEVQRDPDNYSKHLFVHIGQTNPSYSDPLLEAVDIRQIYDKFPEKKGGLKELYEKGPQNAFFLVKFWADLNSSGMQDGPGSFYGVSSQYSSSENMTITVSTKVCSFGKQVVEKVETEYARMEGGKCVYRIHRSPMCEYMINFIHKLKHLPEKYMMNSVLENFTILQVVTDRDTQETLLCIAFVFEVSTSEHGAQYHVYRLVKD from the exons GTCGTAATGAGTTGATAGCTAGGTACATCAAGCTGAGGACAGGCAAAACCCGCACCAGAAAACAG GTATCTAGTCACATACAGGTGTTAGCACGGAAGAAAGTTCGAGAATACCAAGCAGGTATCAAG GCCATGAATTTG GACCAGGCATCTAAAGACAAGGCCCTCCAGAACATGGCAGCGTTGTCGTCTGCTCAGATTGTGTCTCCGAGCCTGATCAAGAGCCAGCTACCCCCACTGCCCCACTCTCCCTACCCCCCGCAAGCCAGG TTTTGGCCAGGCCCTATCCCAGGACAACCCGGCCCCTCTCAGGA TATCAAACCTTTTGCACCGTCTCCATACACAACTCTACCaggccctccccctccccctataTCAA actatGAGCCTTtggcaccccccctccccccggcTGCTACGGCGGTGCCCGTGTGGCAGGACCGGACCATCGCCTCCTCCAAGCTGCGGATGCTAGAGTACTCTGCCTTCATGGAGGTGCAGAGGGACCCTGACAAC tACAGCAAACACCTGTTTGTCCACATTGGCCAGACCAACCCGTCCTACAGCGACCCTCTGCTGGAGGCAGTGGACATCAGGCAGATCTACGACAAGTTCCCAGAGAAGAAGGGCGGACTCAAAGAGCTTTATGAGAAAGGCCCACAGAATGCCTTTTTCCTAGTCAAATTTTGG GCGGATCTCAACAGCAGTGGAATGCAGGATGGCCCAGGCTCCTTCTACGGAGTCAGCAGCCAATACAGCAGCTCTGAGAACATGACCATCACCGTCTCCACCAAAGTCTGCTCCTTCGGCAAACAGGTGGTCGAGAAAGTAGAG ACGGAGTACGcccggatggagggagggaagtgtGTCTACAGGATCCACCGCTCTCCCATGTGCGAGTACATGATCAACTTCATCCACAAGCTCAAACACCTGCCAGAAAAATACATGATGAACAGTGTTCTGGAAAACTTCACTATACTTCAG GTGGTGACAGACCGTGACACTCAGGAGACCTTGCTGTGTATAGCGTTTGTGTTCGAGGTCTCAACGAGTGAACACGGGGCACAGTACCACGTCTACAGGCTCGTAAAAGACTGA
- the LOC129851431 gene encoding transcriptional enhancer factor TEF-5-like isoform X1 has protein sequence MDGDAEGVWSPDIEQSFQEALAIYPPCGRRKIILSDEGKMYGRNELIARYIKLRTGKTRTRKQVSSHIQVLARKKVREYQAGIKAMNLDQASKDKALQNMAALSSAQIVSPSLIKSQLPPLPHSPYPPQARFWPGPIPGQPGPSQELILELNQGRTPGFGRASYAIKPFAPSPYTTLPGPPPPPISNYEPLAPPLPPAATAVPVWQDRTIASSKLRMLEYSAFMEVQRDPDNYSKHLFVHIGQTNPSYSDPLLEAVDIRQIYDKFPEKKGGLKELYEKGPQNAFFLVKFWADLNSSGMQDGPGSFYGVSSQYSSSENMTITVSTKVCSFGKQVVEKVETEYARMEGGKCVYRIHRSPMCEYMINFIHKLKHLPEKYMMNSVLENFTILQVVTDRDTQETLLCIAFVFEVSTSEHGAQYHVYRLVKD, from the exons GTCGTAATGAGTTGATAGCTAGGTACATCAAGCTGAGGACAGGCAAAACCCGCACCAGAAAACAG GTATCTAGTCACATACAGGTGTTAGCACGGAAGAAAGTTCGAGAATACCAAGCAGGTATCAAG GCCATGAATTTG GACCAGGCATCTAAAGACAAGGCCCTCCAGAACATGGCAGCGTTGTCGTCTGCTCAGATTGTGTCTCCGAGCCTGATCAAGAGCCAGCTACCCCCACTGCCCCACTCTCCCTACCCCCCGCAAGCCAGG TTTTGGCCAGGCCCTATCCCAGGACAACCCGGCCCCTCTCAGGA GCTGATTCTAGAGCTCAACCAGGGAAGGACTCCTGGGTTTGGCCGCGCCAGCTATGC TATCAAACCTTTTGCACCGTCTCCATACACAACTCTACCaggccctccccctccccctataTCAA actatGAGCCTTtggcaccccccctccccccggcTGCTACGGCGGTGCCCGTGTGGCAGGACCGGACCATCGCCTCCTCCAAGCTGCGGATGCTAGAGTACTCTGCCTTCATGGAGGTGCAGAGGGACCCTGACAAC tACAGCAAACACCTGTTTGTCCACATTGGCCAGACCAACCCGTCCTACAGCGACCCTCTGCTGGAGGCAGTGGACATCAGGCAGATCTACGACAAGTTCCCAGAGAAGAAGGGCGGACTCAAAGAGCTTTATGAGAAAGGCCCACAGAATGCCTTTTTCCTAGTCAAATTTTGG GCGGATCTCAACAGCAGTGGAATGCAGGATGGCCCAGGCTCCTTCTACGGAGTCAGCAGCCAATACAGCAGCTCTGAGAACATGACCATCACCGTCTCCACCAAAGTCTGCTCCTTCGGCAAACAGGTGGTCGAGAAAGTAGAG ACGGAGTACGcccggatggagggagggaagtgtGTCTACAGGATCCACCGCTCTCCCATGTGCGAGTACATGATCAACTTCATCCACAAGCTCAAACACCTGCCAGAAAAATACATGATGAACAGTGTTCTGGAAAACTTCACTATACTTCAG GTGGTGACAGACCGTGACACTCAGGAGACCTTGCTGTGTATAGCGTTTGTGTTCGAGGTCTCAACGAGTGAACACGGGGCACAGTACCACGTCTACAGGCTCGTAAAAGACTGA
- the LOC129851431 gene encoding transcriptional enhancer factor TEF-5-like isoform X4, with protein MAALSSAQIVSPSLIKSQLPPLPHSPYPPQARFWPGPIPGQPGPSQELILELNQGRTPGFGRASYAIKPFAPSPYTTLPGPPPPPISNYEPLAPPLPPAATAVPVWQDRTIASSKLRMLEYSAFMEVQRDPDNYSKHLFVHIGQTNPSYSDPLLEAVDIRQIYDKFPEKKGGLKELYEKGPQNAFFLVKFWADLNSSGMQDGPGSFYGVSSQYSSSENMTITVSTKVCSFGKQVVEKVETEYARMEGGKCVYRIHRSPMCEYMINFIHKLKHLPEKYMMNSVLENFTILQVVTDRDTQETLLCIAFVFEVSTSEHGAQYHVYRLVKD; from the exons ATGGCAGCGTTGTCGTCTGCTCAGATTGTGTCTCCGAGCCTGATCAAGAGCCAGCTACCCCCACTGCCCCACTCTCCCTACCCCCCGCAAGCCAGG TTTTGGCCAGGCCCTATCCCAGGACAACCCGGCCCCTCTCAGGA GCTGATTCTAGAGCTCAACCAGGGAAGGACTCCTGGGTTTGGCCGCGCCAGCTATGC TATCAAACCTTTTGCACCGTCTCCATACACAACTCTACCaggccctccccctccccctataTCAA actatGAGCCTTtggcaccccccctccccccggcTGCTACGGCGGTGCCCGTGTGGCAGGACCGGACCATCGCCTCCTCCAAGCTGCGGATGCTAGAGTACTCTGCCTTCATGGAGGTGCAGAGGGACCCTGACAAC tACAGCAAACACCTGTTTGTCCACATTGGCCAGACCAACCCGTCCTACAGCGACCCTCTGCTGGAGGCAGTGGACATCAGGCAGATCTACGACAAGTTCCCAGAGAAGAAGGGCGGACTCAAAGAGCTTTATGAGAAAGGCCCACAGAATGCCTTTTTCCTAGTCAAATTTTGG GCGGATCTCAACAGCAGTGGAATGCAGGATGGCCCAGGCTCCTTCTACGGAGTCAGCAGCCAATACAGCAGCTCTGAGAACATGACCATCACCGTCTCCACCAAAGTCTGCTCCTTCGGCAAACAGGTGGTCGAGAAAGTAGAG ACGGAGTACGcccggatggagggagggaagtgtGTCTACAGGATCCACCGCTCTCCCATGTGCGAGTACATGATCAACTTCATCCACAAGCTCAAACACCTGCCAGAAAAATACATGATGAACAGTGTTCTGGAAAACTTCACTATACTTCAG GTGGTGACAGACCGTGACACTCAGGAGACCTTGCTGTGTATAGCGTTTGTGTTCGAGGTCTCAACGAGTGAACACGGGGCACAGTACCACGTCTACAGGCTCGTAAAAGACTGA